From Blastochloris viridis, one genomic window encodes:
- a CDS encoding ABC transporter permease — translation MTKATVTVLEGGPITFRKELAAIWQYRHFYTFLFHEISMKRYKRTLLGAWWLVIRPLIPAIFSVVVFTSVVPMDTNGTPYPVFFFSSYASWVLFQATLILMPRAILWLRSLMRRTYFPKLLIPLASIGPPLLEWLVSMTCFALVVLFYRATLGSWPIDLGWGVAMLPVATLMALLFAIAIGIVLSVVAVFVKDVVYTAPYFVQILMLLTPILYPIHFISEGFRWVVYVLNPMASIVEMTRWSLTGVGEPPWFYFCVSSTIILVSLIMAIWFFVRAEPYISDES, via the coding sequence ATGACGAAGGCAACTGTCACGGTCCTGGAAGGCGGCCCGATCACGTTCAGGAAGGAGCTCGCCGCTATCTGGCAATACCGGCATTTCTACACCTTCCTGTTCCATGAAATCAGCATGAAACGTTACAAGCGCACCCTGCTGGGCGCTTGGTGGCTGGTCATTCGCCCGCTGATTCCCGCCATTTTTTCGGTCGTCGTGTTCACCTCGGTCGTTCCGATGGATACCAACGGAACGCCGTACCCGGTTTTCTTTTTTTCGAGCTACGCCAGCTGGGTTTTGTTTCAGGCAACGCTGATTTTGATGCCGCGCGCCATCCTCTGGCTGCGCAGCCTGATGCGGCGGACCTATTTTCCGAAGCTATTGATCCCGCTTGCGTCGATTGGCCCACCGCTGCTCGAATGGTTGGTCTCGATGACCTGCTTCGCGCTGGTAGTCCTGTTCTATCGCGCGACCTTGGGGAGTTGGCCGATCGATCTCGGGTGGGGGGTTGCCATGCTCCCGGTGGCGACCCTGATGGCTTTGTTGTTTGCCATCGCTATCGGAATTGTCCTCAGTGTGGTTGCTGTATTTGTCAAGGACGTCGTCTATACCGCGCCATATTTCGTCCAGATTTTGATGCTTTTGACGCCAATTCTATATCCAATTCATTTCATATCAGAAGGATTTCGGTGGGTTGTCTACGTTTTAAATCCAATGGCAAGTATCGTGGAAATGACACGGTGGTCCCTGACAGGAGTAGGTGAGCCGCCATGGTTCTATTTTTGCGTGTCATCGACAATTATATTGGTATCACTTATTATGGCGATATGGTTCTTCGTCAGGGCTGAGCCTTATATCTCAGATGAATCCTGA
- a CDS encoding TylF/MycF/NovP-related O-methyltransferase: MPLIKSLGGFAKRLDKNLSNDRIGYHVVRDHYGASARKLLPLPDLPEFGALANDALRTGRCLLYYDRLFTLYNALKNVKRRSREKVGIVEVGVFKGGTSYFLARAISELALEATLHACDTFKGHDKVDVRSDYDRHLPSWFADASADAVKQLLAPFPYANVHVGRVQETFDQLPKRIGLVHLDVDLYEPTLFCLRHFMPNMVPGGLIVVDDYGAKSCPGVVRAINDFLDEFERVNVVPLDTGQCVLVFG; encoded by the coding sequence GTGCCGTTGATCAAGTCGCTGGGAGGGTTTGCCAAGCGACTCGACAAGAACCTGAGTAACGACCGGATCGGCTACCACGTCGTCCGCGATCATTATGGCGCGTCCGCCCGCAAGCTGCTGCCGCTTCCCGATTTGCCGGAGTTTGGCGCCTTGGCCAACGACGCTTTGCGCACCGGCCGTTGCCTGCTCTACTACGACCGCCTGTTCACGCTCTACAACGCCTTGAAGAACGTCAAGCGACGCTCTCGAGAGAAAGTTGGAATCGTCGAGGTCGGCGTCTTCAAGGGAGGCACCAGCTATTTTCTTGCACGCGCGATCAGCGAGCTCGCTCTGGAGGCAACCCTTCACGCTTGCGACACCTTCAAGGGGCACGACAAGGTTGACGTAAGGAGCGATTACGATCGCCACCTCCCATCTTGGTTCGCGGACGCCTCGGCAGATGCCGTCAAGCAGTTGCTTGCGCCATTCCCGTATGCCAACGTGCACGTTGGGCGTGTCCAGGAGACGTTTGATCAGCTTCCCAAACGCATCGGGCTGGTTCATCTCGACGTGGATCTTTACGAGCCGACGCTATTTTGTCTGCGCCATTTTATGCCGAACATGGTACCGGGCGGCCTGATTGTCGTGGACGACTACGGTGCGAAGTCCTGCCCAGGCGTCGTTCGCGCCATAAATGATTTCCTTGATGAGTTCGAACGCGTAAACGTCGTGCCTCTCGACACTGGACAATGCGTCCTCGTTTTCGGGTGA